Genomic window (Burkholderia pyrrocinia):
ACCGCGGCTCGGATACCGTCGCCGCGAACGAGGCCGACCTGATCATGATGGAGTGGCCGTACACGCGCAAGGCGATCGACGCGGCCGTCGCGCTCGAGCCGCACGCGCTCGATGCATACGAGCTCGTGCTGCCGCACAACGCCGACCTGCCCGGCTGGAACGCGCTGTGCCGCGCGATGCGCGTGCCGGCCGAGCGGCTGTATGCGGAGAACATCTTTGCGCGCGGCCACGCGTGCTGCTCGGATTTCCCGATCAACCTGGCCGACGTCGGGCTCGATGCGGTGGCGCACGGCAAGCGCGTGCTCGGCGTGATGCAGTCGAACTGCGGCGCGTATGCGGCCGCCACGCTCCATCCGGTGGGTCGCCATGACGCCTGAACGCCCGCTTCCGCCCGCCGGCGATCACGCATGGATCGCCGACCTGCGCACGCCGTGCTACGTGTACGAGCCGGAAGTCGCGATCGCGCGCTACCGATCGTTGAAAGCGCAGCTCGGTACGAAGCTGATCGTGTCGCTGAAGGCGAACCCGAACCAGGACATGCTCGCGCGCTGCGCGCATGCGTACGAGGACGGCGTCGAGCTCGCGAGCCGTGGCGAACTCGACGCGGTGATCGGCCGGATCAAGACGCCGCGCTACCTGAACAATCCGTCGATGGACGAGATGTTCATGCGTGCGGGGCTCGCGTCGCGCTGCCATTTCGTGCTCGACAACCCGGACGCGGTCGCGCGCTTCGTGCCGCTGGCGCGCGAGGCGGCGGCCGGCGGCGGCACGCCGGGCCAGGTACTGCTGCGCCTGAACGCCGGCGCGCTCGCCGGTGACGACGCGCGTGCGCTGTGGCACGACCACTTCGGGATGACGCCGAGCGAAGCGCACGACGCGGTGCGCACGCTCGCCGCCGCCGGCTTCCCGGTGGCCGGGCTGCATGTGTTCTCCGGCCCGCATTCGTTCATTCGCCAGGATGCGACGCAACCCGACACGCTCGCCCTGCCCGAATTGCTCGCGGCGCTTGCACGCGATCTCGCGCCGGCCAACGGCGCGCCGCTCGGCTCGCTGAGCCTCGGCGGCGGCTTTGCCGACGATCATCCGGGCGATGCCGCTTTCGCACGCTATGCGACCGCGCTCGCGCCGCTGGCCGGCGACTACTCGCTGGCGCACGAAGCCGGCCGCGCAATCTTCGCCGACGCGGGCGTGTTCGCGACCCGCGTCGTCGCGGTCAAGGCGTGGCAGGACCGCACGATTGCCGTCTGCGACGGCGGCCTGTCGCATGCGTTCCTGCTCGCGCAGACCGAATCGGTGATGCGCCGCCTGGCCGCGCCGTCGCTCGTGCGCCGCACGCCTGCGCCGCCATCGCGCGGCGTACCGACGAGCTACGTCGGCAGCACCTGCAGCCGCGCGGACGTGATCGGCCGCGACGACACCGGCGCACCGCCGCAGGTCGGCGACATCGCCGTGTTCGCGCGCTGCGGCGCGTATCACCGCACGTACTCGATGGCGCATTTCCTGTCACACGAAGCCGCGCACGTGTACGTGCGGCCTGCCTGAAACATCCAGAGAGAGGAGCCGATCATGAACGCACTGATCAGCGTCGCCGACCTGCTCGAGCACGGCGCCGCGCGCTGGCCGCAGCGTTTCGCGTATGCCGACGGCGGCGGCGCGATGACTTATGAACAGCTTGCGCGCGCGGTCCGGCGCGCGGCAGTCGCACTCGCGTCGCGCGGCGTGCTGCCCGGCGAGCGCGTCGCCATCTACGCGCCGAAGCGCATCGAAACCGTGGTCGCGATGCTCGCGGCCAACGCACTCGGCGCGATCTTCGTGCCGGTCAATCCGCAGTTGAAGGAAGCGCAGATCGAACACATCGTCGCCGACAGCGGCGCGGCGCTGTTCGTGACCGGCGCGCAACGGCTCAAGCGCCTGCCCGCGCTCGCATCGCTGGTCGGTACCCGCGTGCTGCTGATCGGGGAACTGGCCGATGCGATCGCCGCGCCGGGCGACATGCCGGCGCCTGCCCCCGCCGGCCGGCCGGTCGATGACGATCCTGCCGCACTGCTCTACACGTCCGGCTCGACCGGCAAACCGAAAGGCGTCGTCGTGTCGCACCGCAACCTGGTATCGGGCGCGTTCAGCGTGGCCGCATACCAGGGGCTGGCCGACGACGATGTCGTGCTCGGCGTGCTGCCGCTCAGCTTCGATGCGGGCCT
Coding sequences:
- a CDS encoding PLP-dependent decarboxylase codes for the protein MTPERPLPPAGDHAWIADLRTPCYVYEPEVAIARYRSLKAQLGTKLIVSLKANPNQDMLARCAHAYEDGVELASRGELDAVIGRIKTPRYLNNPSMDEMFMRAGLASRCHFVLDNPDAVARFVPLAREAAAGGGTPGQVLLRLNAGALAGDDARALWHDHFGMTPSEAHDAVRTLAAAGFPVAGLHVFSGPHSFIRQDATQPDTLALPELLAALARDLAPANGAPLGSLSLGGGFADDHPGDAAFARYATALAPLAGDYSLAHEAGRAIFADAGVFATRVVAVKAWQDRTIAVCDGGLSHAFLLAQTESVMRRLAAPSLVRRTPAPPSRGVPTSYVGSTCSRADVIGRDDTGAPPQVGDIAVFARCGAYHRTYSMAHFLSHEAAHVYVRPA